In the Sediminibacter sp. Hel_I_10 genome, one interval contains:
- a CDS encoding ABC transporter ATP-binding protein: MLDNTSSILKTSKLAIGYTSKKGTTVVASDIHLELKKGELIGLVGANGIGKSTLLRTLATIQQPLSGSMTLRGTPLESHSAIDLAKIMSLVLTEQLMSKNLSVFELIALGRQPYTNWMGKLSAIDIGMVDQALEQTNLTELRDRKCFELSDGQLQKAMIARALAQDTDLIILDEPTTHLDMYHKAYILKLLQQLAQHTQKTILFSSHEIDLAIQLCDTMIVMTKDQVVTDAPCKLIEQGVFKSLFSKDLIDFDEKTGSFKVRK, translated from the coding sequence ATGTTAGACAACACATCATCCATACTAAAAACCTCCAAGCTCGCTATTGGCTATACGTCAAAAAAAGGGACTACTGTGGTTGCCAGTGACATTCATCTCGAATTAAAAAAAGGGGAACTCATTGGTCTTGTAGGTGCAAATGGTATAGGAAAATCGACATTATTAAGAACGTTAGCAACCATACAACAACCATTAAGCGGTAGCATGACACTAAGGGGAACACCTCTGGAAAGTCATAGCGCCATAGATTTGGCCAAAATCATGAGCTTAGTGCTTACAGAACAATTGATGTCTAAAAACCTTTCCGTTTTTGAACTCATTGCGCTCGGTAGGCAACCTTACACCAATTGGATGGGAAAACTTTCAGCAATTGACATTGGCATGGTAGACCAAGCCTTAGAACAAACCAATCTTACAGAATTAAGAGATCGCAAATGTTTTGAGTTGAGTGATGGGCAATTACAAAAAGCCATGATTGCAAGGGCCTTAGCCCAAGATACAGACCTGATAATTCTAGATGAACCTACAACTCATTTAGACATGTATCACAAGGCTTATATTTTAAAGTTGCTGCAACAATTAGCCCAACACACGCAAAAAACTATTTTATTTTCTTCTCATGAAATAGATCTGGCCATTCAGCTCTGTGATACCATGATTGTGATGACCAAGGATCAAGTGGTCACAGATGCACCCTGTAAATTAATTGAA